The genomic DNA TCCGTAGTACGGGAGAATAATAGACGTTACGGATCCGATTCCAAAGCCGACAAAGGAGGATCCAATACACGGGACAATCCATGGTTGTTCCTAGAAAGTCATTTTGTTAGCGACGGCTGCTGATTCCCGCTCGGGACGTAGTGAGAACGTACATTAGCAATGCTAATACCATAAAGGAAGAGACCTAGAGGACAGACTATTAGTGGCGCAAGAAGCATGTGCAGTCTGAGCTCCGGGTCATAGATTCCAGCTCGGCGCCGGGCCATGTACACGACATAGTAATCATTTAAAGGACCCCCATATATGGCCCCGACGACTGCACCGATGAATGGTGCAATATTAATGTTGCCCACCCCCACCGATGAGAAGTTGTACGGGGGTGCCGCAAATAGGATAGGCTGTGTTGTAGCCAAAATGGCCACCCAGCACATCATGAGAGAATATTCGATGCCAACAAAGGCCACTGCTGGAAtgcgaaagaaaaggagaaatggtGTCCACATATGCCGCCAGTACGTTTTGAAGCTGATACCGTCGGTGGGCTCAAATGCAGTCATTCTTTCCAAATACCTCTTCCGTGGTGGGATAGGCTCCTCCACAGGCCTGGGTGGGATTGTGTCACGAGGGAGCGGTAtcgccttttccttgtcgaaTTTGGAAGTTGTAGGCTGCTTCTCCTCGGATCCCAGTGCGGCTGGGGGATCTTGACCGATATAACAGTTCCCTGCAGGCCTTCCATATCTGGTTTCTTCGTACGCGAAGATTATCAAGAGTAGTACCACTGCGTTGAGAATGgcacaccaccaccatacCCATCGCCATCCCTGACTACTGATGATGTATCCGGCCGGAATGAGACTAAGATATGTCTAGAAGCAGCGATTGTCAGTTTCAGAAGTGATATGGTTCGAATAGATAGAGCCTTACGCCAACGACCACCATTGTGGTATAGATACCATTCATTGTTGCACGCTGGTGGACGAAAAAAAGATCCACGATCTGTTATTCGTACAACATAAGCTCGGCACCAGAGATGTGTTGTCCAACAAACTGTACTTACAGTCATCTGAATAATAGTATCGTTGACTGAGCCTGCGAGTCCCGCTATCGTATGTAGGACGATATACTGGGTTCGGGTCTGGAACGTCGCTTGACCCACATTCGCCAGCACCATTATCAACGAAGCGAAGAGATATACAGGTTTCCGCCCGATTAGGTCGGCCGCAGGGATGAAAAAGATGCACCCGAGTGCCATGCCGGCCAATCCAGCCGCATAGCTGTCAGTGAGATACCCGTCTCCATAACCGAGCTCCTCTCCCAGGGAAGGCCAGGTCACTGTTCCGACGTCCAGACTAGTCGTGTGTCAGTAGCCTGTGAGGACATGAAGTACGAAATAGATTCATACGTTGCAAAAACCATCAGGGTGAACAGGCAAGCAATAGAGAAGTTGATAGCCTTCTGGTATGTGGGCCAGTTCTATCCAGCAATTCTCGTCAGCTTTTATTCGGACAGGCTGAGCTGGGCCATCAATGGATATATTTCACACGTGCAAAACCTACCAATGGTTCATTGGGATCGTTCGATGGTTGGGGCTGAAGAATAACATGGCCGTCGGCATCTTGTTCGACTCCGTCCAAATCTATGCGTCCTTGAGGCCGTCATTGTTAGTCTCGGTGTGTGAAGTTTGCTATAGAAAGATGCAGGATATCTACCTTCTCCCAAATAAACCGTCCCAGGTGGCGTCCGCGGCCTTTCCAGATTATCTCGCCGTGTTTCGGATGACTCGGTCATCGAGGCTCGCAATCACCAAGATTTCAATAGTTTCAAAGATGAACGATGAAAGGGAATATCAATGTTGAGACTGTAAAGCCAGTTATCCAAGAGATGGGATTCTTTGACAACATTCGCCGTGGCAGTATCTATTTCTACAGGATTGTTCCGTAAAAAGGGGAGTTGATAGCAAGCAGACAATACGCGAGCCAGCTGTGATATATACAATCCATTATCTGTTGTACGGGAGGGAAGGGACGACGGCTATGATTCATGAGTAATGCAATATCCGAATCCAGACTTTCGTATAGAGAATCTAGTAAGTAACAAGCCTTCATCAAAGGAAGACGTGtggaagcgaagaaaaggatagGCTGGGGAGAGTTTGATATCCACTCCATTACCCGATGTGGCGAGAACCGCGCAAATTGATGCCATTGGCCCATTCTGTCCCAAATATGGGACCTCTCGGTCAGATGGACCAATGAGATGGCCCCCGAGATGGCCCGTCTTCGCGGTGGAGGCAAAACGATTGAACGATGGTTGAGTCCTGAACGAACCTCCTGGCCTTGTCGCTCTCCATTGACCGGCCAGTTCACCTTGTTAACAGGCTTGAAACGTGCCCTATTGTACAGATCCCTGACTTGGAACCCCGCAAAAACTCTTCTACGGTATGCGTAACCCCACAACCTAAGATTTCCCCACACTAGAGATAACCACTCGACGATAGTGTCATTGAATCAGAATGCTGACGCCTTATCAGATAGTGGATAAGCGACGGCAGCACTTGACGTTGTTCGCTGGGGTACTGATATCAGGGTCAAACCCTTGCCGCCACAGCGTTCTCAGCAGTGTGAATTAGTGCTGCTGCTACCCGTGACCAGGCGGCAATAGGATACACATTCCCCATTTGGTCAAGTGTTAAAAATAGTTATCCTGTTGACCAGGGCTTTATCGGCAGTAGGATTGCCAAGTAGATTCTGAGTCCTCTTGGCTGTCGCAGGAGGTATCTAGCCTGTTGTAACCACGAACGCCAGGGCATTGTGCGTCTATCAGGGAACGACTTCCACATACATCGTATGCATGTATAGACCCTAACACAACTGGAATGGCACCTTGGCGGAAGAGCTGTCTCTACTAGACTCGGGATTTGGTTCAAGTCCGTCGGAAATGACACCCCAAACAAAAAGCTACCGTCCACCTCGTCGACGACCGGCGCATTTGCGGACGAAGACTGGCTGTCTCACATGTGGGTCACCCCACTTGGCATACCCTGCTGGAAGTGTCAATCATTCGACTAACGAACCTTTACAGgcaggaagaggaagaagaagtgtgATGAGACTCCCGGGACATGCTCTAATTGTGCCCGAAGGTGGCTTTCCTGTGAATGGCCTGCGAACCTACGTGTGAATCAGAAACATACCGGTCCTGAACAACTGCCGCACAGCAAAACCCATTCAGAAAGATCTCCTCAGCTTCTCATCAATGAATGGCATGCTACCCAGTATGCATTTGTGGCAGACTATGCAGCTAGCGCTTCTCCCTCCTGGGATACCGAAGGAGGAAGCGAGGTGCTTCCTTCTCCCATGGAGTCTAATACACCAAGCAGTCAAGATGACTTCATGATGGCTCTTTCCAGCAATCCTTCATCTAGTCTCAACTATATCTCCCCATCGATCTGTCTATCACCCGCCATAACCCCTGCCAGCGCGCCTTTATTTAACTTCCTAAGGGCTGTCTTTCTGCCTCAATTAATCCGACCAATGGCCCATGATAGGGTCATCAAATCTGCCGCCGACGAGTCATTGATACTGGCATTACATACTCCCTTCTACATGCATGCCCTTCTCGCGTGCTGTGGTGCAGAAATACCGGTGGACGACATGTGTTCGCAGGTACATTTCCAGAAGCTTGCCCGCATGCATTACGTTAAAGCTATTGCGGGACTACGTGAAAGTCTCGACAGCGGCATATTGGATGCTGAGAACACAGCAATCATTCGAACATCACTTATGCTGTGTATCTATGAGGTGAGTTCATATATCGAGAGTTTACCGGACATTACTAACCACTGGTACTAGAGATCAAAGCCACGCCTCTCAAGGGGCGTGGATGCCCACATACTTGGCCTTGCACAGCTAATTCAGCTGCGCTTTCGACATAACCAAACAACAACTGAATTTCAATCAGAATCGGAGACCAACACGGCTCGTGTAATACTAGAAGCTTTCATATTCCATGCGACCACATGTATTCCGTTTCAACAAACGACGAAGCAACCCGAGCCTGTCGAAGCCGCCCTTTCACTAGCAGAGACCAGACTCCAAGAAATGTACAGATGGAAGGTACCGGTCCATCCCGAGTCACCTGTGCTCGGAGCACCGCCGAAGCTGTTCGTATATGCCCGGGAGATCGCCCTAATGCATGAGCGATCCTCTGTTGAGGGTATTGATATCGCAAGATGCTACGAGTTGCAACAACTGCTGAGCCATTTCAATGAATGTGGGTTTGAAGAGTCAGCTCATTCGTCCGAGTACGATCGGTTGGCCAGAACTACCTATACACCTCTTCTGTTAGGCCCGAGACTATACATTGTTGTTTCCAAGATACTTCTAGAGCATAtgatcaacaacaactcgaCCACTACCGACACCTCCCTTCAAGAGTTAGTTTGTGAAGGTATCCGGTTGGTCAGCAAACTTGACCCGTCGACAGATTATTATGCCGAGTACTATTGTTGGCCAATGGTAGTCCTGGGAACCTTTACAACTGACAGTGCACACCGAAAATGTCTCTTGTCCCAAGCTATGGCCTTTTGGAAGGCGACAAGGAACGGGACAATGAGACGGTTGGTGGATATGCTGACGACCTTATGGCAGATATGAGACCATACGTGAATGAAACAATACCTTTGTACTTCTTATTATAACTTGTTAATTCTTAGATTCACCTATCACTAGATTATACGTTCAGAGAACAGAATTTTAGTTGGATCTGGATATCTATTGTGACTAAAACACGAAAATTCGTAATCACTATTTGCACCATATATCTGCTAATTGCATATGGTAGCTTCCAATCTACTATCTTTGTGACAATTAAAACGTATTGACCTGAGTCTACAAAGCTTGGCTGACTCAGGCAACCACGTAAACGAGGCTGACATATTAAACCCGATAGGCACCCGTCAATCAGCCTCGCCAAGCATATATTTAGTTACCACGGGAGGAGCTGAGATTATATTTGGGGGGCACTCACAGTGTCAGCACGGTATGTGCGATGCGACCTGGTATCAACCTGTTGTCAGAGTCGATGGTCTTGCGGACGCGTTCTTTTAACCTGTCCTTGTGGGTTCTAACATCTACCCAGGGAGTAGTCACCCCTTGAACGAGATCCAAATATGTGTTAAAATCACCAATTTATTAGTTCAATAAAATGATTCTCGACCCGGTCCCCTCACTTCGTCTTTGCGAAAACATCCTGCATCTCCTTGACTTGAGCTGTCGGCTATTGACTCCAGGTCGAGATTTAGACCTACTCGGGGAAGTTATCAATCTTAATGAAGTCTACGACACACTCCAACTGCTGAGCGGCGGCCTCACAAGTAGGCTCACCATATATTGGTCGACTAATTCATTGTTCATCGATGGATTGCTATCATACGGTGACTTGGAGCTCCAAAACCTGGCGCCGTGTTGCCAGGGCCTTTGTGCACAGCTACTTGTCGCAGCACGCCAGCTAGGACTTCATGATGGCTCTTCAAGACTGTTCAGGTCTTTCCATGAGGGATTGCAAGCGGTCTGGAACAAGAGGCAAATTGAAGCTCTCGAGGAAGGGTTACTGGCATGCCGATGGGAAGCGATGCGAGTTCTCACATTTATTCTCAGGTAAATTGTAAGGTGCTATAATCTCAATAATCTGACTAATCGCAGTTATTAGAGATGGGCAATCTTGCGTCTCTCATGAGATACGAAGCCTAAAGAATCAAAATCGACAAATAGATATGAGCCCAACACGATGGCTTACGTGTGTCATATACACCATCAGCGACATAAAACATAAAGCGAACGAGTTTTACTTCGGCGATGAGATACCTGGCGTGATCTGTGGCCACAACCGGGAACAGATCCATTCTATGGCCCGTAGAATGGCGCATGCCGTGCAAAATCGTCAAAGGTCGCTTTTGTACAAAGATTCCTCAAGACACTACACTTTCGAAAGATCAGGGATCGGCATGCGAGAATCGCCAGAGCGCATGAAAAGACCTTCACTTGGGTCTTTGGAACAAAGGCAAACGAGACAGCCCATACTTCGCATAGCCCAACACTCCTCAATTGGCTGCGGGGACAAAATGGCAGCATATATTGGGTAGCTGGTAAACCAGCGTCAGGAAAGTCAACCTTCATGAAATATCTACTCGCCCGCCCGCAGACGCAGGAAAACCTCAAATTATGGGCTGGTAACGCGAAGCTGGTGATTGCCAGTCACTTCTTTTGGGGTGCAGGAACCGACATGCAAAAGTCTAAGCAGGGCTTGCTCCGGTCTCTCCTCTACAGTATGTTCTCACACAGCCCAGACCTATTTAGCATGGCATGTCAGCGAAGGTGGAAAGCGACCATGCTTGATGAACAAGACGACAGCATATGGTCTGTTGAAGACTTGTTAGAGGCATTCAAAACTCTGACTAGCCAGACCGAATTCCCAACGAAATTTTGCTTATTTATAGACGGTCTCGATGAATGCACAGAAGATCATTCCGAGTTGATCAAACTGTTGAACTCTCTAGTTCAATCAAATGTCAAGATTTGTCTCTCCAGTCGGCGATGGAAAGTCTTTGAAGATGCCTATGGAGAACCGGAGGACCGAAGATTATACTTGGAAAAGAACAACCGAGAAGATATCCACAGTTATGTTCAGAGTGAACTAGAACAACATCCAGCCTGGGGACCACTTGTTGAAATCAATCCACGGACTAGTGGTATTGTCGCTGAAATTACCGATCGGTCCCAGGGTGTCTTTCTCTGGGCGGTTCTGGTGGTGCGCTACTTCCATGAATGGTTGACGCACGGCGACAcgatgttcttcttggaacAGAAGCTTAGAAACTTTCCTGTCGACCTTGAGCTGCTCTTCAAGTCCATGCTTGAATCATTACACCCGATGTATACTTCCTATGTGAGGCGCATATTCAAGCTTGCGTTAACTGCTCCTGAGCCCCTACCCGTGATGGCGTATGCCTCACTAGAAAGAGGTGTCAAAGATGAAAGCAATGTCCATCCACAGGGGAACAAACCTCTCAGTTACAGAGACCAATTACTACGAATTGGCCAGCTCGACAGACAACTCCAACACATGGGCAAAGGACTACTGGAAGTGTATCGTCAACATAATGAGCAGGATGCCCTGCGCTACCGGGTGGACTTCTTACATCGAACTGTCCGAGACTTCTTTTCAAGAAATGAAATATTGCAAGGCACAGATGGAGTCAGTCAAAGTATGGTGTAGAATATATGGATGCCTTTTATTATATCGCTGTCTGCAGCCTTTATATGAGACAGCACATCACGCGCCATTGCCTGTCGTTCTCGTCAATACCATTCTTTTGATTGGCATGATCATGCGATGCTTTCACATCTTACGCAACCAAAACTTCCAGGTGCCCAAGAAAGACTGTGGGGCAGCACATTGTTCAACGTTTACGCTCCAAGAATCTTTCCGCATCTTCCGCGCTTTAGCTCTTTGATAGTCTGCCGCTCGGTGCGAGGTCTAAACGATAGTGCTACACGTTCCTGGAGGGAATGTGGATCATTTGGCACAGCTCTGGCAAGAAATCCCACCTTATGTCACCGGAGAGGGGATTGGTAGTTAGCTAGATATCTTGAACAGATTAAGACAAATAGGTACAATTAACATGTCTAAAACAAGATATCTTCTCGAAGAGAGTTCTCCCCTATCAGGGCAGCGCTTGTTTGCAGCTATTAGAAATGTAGTGGGTGAAAGGAATGGGAAAGTGTGAGAAGAAAACGGATTGAGGGAATTGCTACCTCTAGGCCAAACATGGCTTAATTTAATGGCATTACTAATGTCTTGAATGTAGGTAGTGGAACGAGAAGGAGGAGTCCTATCGCGGGTGGATCAACCCTCAAGCTACTCAAAAGGGATACGGTGGGTAGTTGAATAGCCTGGTAAATTTAAACCCGGATGTCCGAGGTTACTCGCCCTATCTTGTATCTATGTACATCCGTTACTTCATGCGGCGTCTCCAATCAATATTAAGGTACTGTAGTCAAAAGGGGGTTAAATCCAGGCGTTCGGTGCTGTTCGATTTGGTGTCTCTGGTTGTAGATGGTTGATTCATGGGCAACAACTATTGAAGGGCGCGACACATAGCTAAGAAGATCGCACTTCCCTAGGTCCTTTGCATTGCCTAGTGCTAATTCTTGAGACCAGTTGATTCTAGAACCGTTTTCGTAGCCTCAAGGGTGATCGTCACCCCACTGTGGGTTCCTCCTGAGCAGgtttacggagtacacatTCTGCGCCCTGCTCGTGGACTCCGTATGTTCCGATGAATTACTCCGTCTAGACAAATGTGATTTAATGTAATCTTCAGTCGAAATATTGTCCAATTGTCGTCACAGGTGCAATATTGAGTTGGCCATCCATATCGCGACTGGCGTTATGGTGTACCGGCCAAGGCAACATCAAATGCCCCCTAGTTCAACTCCAACCCCAGACTATAGTTGGCCGACACACACTAGAGCACGACCATACGCTCTAATAAACAAGCTAATCATCAGCCAGGGAGTAAACATGATCACCCTACTGTTCACGGAGGGAAGGGAACTATCAGGGGTAAGTCCGCGATCTGCATCCGCCAAGAGCCTCCGAGAATATCCTTACCATGTTGGCACAAATAGCGCCAATCAGATAGACTAAGGCTCAACGACGCCCACAACTTCTCCACGTTCTCACTCGGGTCTAACTCGCCTTGTCGGCAAAGCCGGTTGCGAGGATTCCCGTAGATGTCCGAAGGGGTAGAGAGCACACCGCTACCGTCCTTCCTGTCTGCCATTGCTTGGTGAATATGCACCATGTTTGCACTCATTGTACCTAGTACATAGTTTATAGGGCATTTAATTTCTAGATGAGTCGGTGCGAGATTGATGAAACAACAGAGAAGTATTTTGTTGCCTATGTTAACCACAGATCCATTCATCCACAATGCCTCACACGCCGGATTGAGTTACAGCCCTGAAAATCATACCAATGGTTCAGGTACTATTGGCGTCGcacgtacggagtacgtagCACACACCCACAACGGTGGAGTACCGAGATGAACTTACCgagtatatatagaaacAGCTGTTATATAATCGAGTGTCTTGAAAAACATATAAAGACCCCAAGGAACTCCATTGAATCTTTCTCATCAGTTCACACGACCTCAAAACAAGACAGACAAACAATCCACCTGGCACCCTACAACCACTTTCTCTTAACTCCTCAAATCCAAACATCATCAAAATGcgtttctccttcctcgccGCTCTCACCCTTATCAGCGCTGCTATTGCCGCTCCCCAGCAGGCTGGCAACGACGCTGCCCAGAACACGGTATGTCAAGAGTGTAATCTTATTATGGAACAGTGTACTGACAATGTAATAGCTTGCCATCGGCGCCCCCTGCAAAAAGGACGGTAGCATGGGAATCTGTGATGGTGGATTCTGCTTGGTAAGTTTTCAGTCCCTACTTAACTTGATCCACCAGCGACTAATGCAAGATACAGcaagatgagaaggccgaCCAGGGCGTCTGCCAGCAGGCCCAGAACTAAGTCCACATCGACTGGTCTGAAttgagggaaaggggaagcGTTTATCCCGGGCTTGCCATTTGGAATAAATCTGTACATATGGCCCGAATATCTGTTAATTATCAAGTCTAATCA from Aspergillus oryzae RIB40 DNA, chromosome 7 includes the following:
- a CDS encoding uncharacterized protein (synaptic vesicle transporter SVOP and related transporters (major facilitator superfamily)) — translated: MTAFEPTDGISFKTYWRHMWTPFLLFFRIPAVAFVGIEYSLMMCWVAILATTQPILFAAPPYNFSSVGVGNINIAPFIGAVVGAIYGGPLNDYYVVYMARRRAGIYDPELRLHMLLAPLIVCPLGLFLYGISIANEQPWIVPCIGSSFVGFGIGSVTSIILPYYGDSYREVWLLSLHFTDLATSWSLIISQLVAEGLVVITFIRNVVSTGISFAINPWMTGLGVQNMFISTGCLCFGTMVFIIPMMIWGRKARSSTADYYLSAVAAG
- a CDS encoding uncharacterized protein (predicted protein), which encodes MPTAMLFFSPNHRTIPMNHCLDVGTVTWPSLGEELGYGDGYLTDSYAAGLAGMALGCIFFIPAADLIGRKPVYLFASLIMVLANVGQATFQTRTQYIVLHTIAGLAGSVNDTIIQMTIVDLFFVHQRATMNGIYTTMVVVGSHSGRIHHQ
- a CDS encoding Zn(II)2Cys6 transcription factor domain-containing protein (predicted protein); protein product: MTPQTKSYRPPRRRPAHLRTKTGCLTCRKRKKKCDETPGTCSNCARRWLSCEWPANLRVNQKHTGPEQLPHSKTHSERSPQLLINEWHATQYAFVADYAASASPSWDTEGGSEVLPSPMESNTPSSQDDFMMALSSNPSSSLNYISPSICLSPAITPASAPLFNFLRAVFLPQLIRPMAHDRVIKSAADESLILALHTPFYMHALLACCGAEIPVDDMCSQVHFQKLARMHYVKAIAGLRESLDSGILDAENTAIIRTSLMLCIYERSKPRLSRGVDAHILGLAQLIQLRFRHNQTTTEFQSESETNTARVILEAFIFHATTCIPFQQTTKQPEPVEAALSLAETRLQEMYRWKVPVHPESPVLGAPPKLFVYAREIALMHERSSVEGIDIARCYELQQLLSHFNECGFEESAHSSEYDRLARTTYTPLLLGPRLYIVVSKILLEHMINNNSTTTDTSLQDAHRKCLLSQAMAFWKATRNGTMRRLVDMLTTLWQI
- a CDS encoding uncharacterized protein (predicted protein) produces the protein MKYLLARPQTQENLKLWAGNAKLVIASHFFWGAGTDMQKSKQGLLRSLLYSMFSHSPDLFSMACQRRWKATMLDEQDDSIWSVEDLLEAFKTLTSQTEFPTKFCLFIDGLDECTEDHSELIKLLNSLVQSNVKICLSSRRWKVFEDAYGEPEDRRLYLEKNNREDIHSYVQSELEQHPAWGPLVEINPRTSGIVAEITDRSQGVFLWAVLVVRYFHEWLTHGDTMFFLEQKLRNFPVDLELLFKSMLESLHPMYTSYVRRIFKLALTAPEPLPVMAYASLERGVKDESNVHPQGNKPLSYRDQLLRIGQLDRQLQHMGKGLLEVYRQHNEQDALRYRVDFLHRTVRDFFSRNEILQGTDGVSQNIFSKRVLPYQGSACLQLLEM